A single region of the Gemmatimonadota bacterium genome encodes:
- a CDS encoding amidohydrolase, with translation MIIDCHAHAWDYWPYEPEVPDPENRGRAEMLLHEMDLAGVDKAVLVCARIEHNPNNNDYGAECVRRYPDRFIQFADVDCSWSDTYHIPGGADRLAESVEKYRLKGFTHYLKGDTDWFESREGLAFFEKAAELNQIASLALGPAWMPALRKLARRFPDTPFLCHHMAGVKVGEPAPRPMLEEVLASADVPNIHIKLSGFQYVSETAWEYPYSDCMWIVRKLYESYGADRLCWASNYPPVARASTYQHSLEAVRTHCTFIAKADMDLVLGGNMARLLAETG, from the coding sequence ATGATCATCGACTGCCATGCCCACGCGTGGGATTACTGGCCCTACGAACCGGAAGTCCCGGATCCGGAGAACCGGGGCCGGGCCGAGATGCTGCTGCACGAAATGGACCTGGCCGGGGTGGATAAGGCGGTGCTGGTCTGCGCCCGGATCGAGCACAACCCCAACAACAACGACTACGGAGCCGAGTGCGTCCGCCGATATCCCGACCGGTTCATCCAGTTCGCCGACGTGGACTGTTCCTGGTCCGATACCTACCACATCCCGGGCGGCGCCGACCGGCTGGCCGAATCGGTAGAGAAGTACCGGCTGAAAGGGTTCACCCACTATCTGAAGGGCGATACGGACTGGTTCGAGTCGCGGGAAGGCCTCGCTTTCTTCGAGAAGGCAGCCGAACTCAACCAGATCGCTTCCCTGGCCCTGGGTCCGGCCTGGATGCCCGCGCTGCGCAAGCTCGCGCGACGGTTTCCGGACACCCCCTTCCTCTGCCATCACATGGCCGGCGTGAAGGTGGGTGAACCGGCGCCCCGGCCCATGCTCGAGGAGGTCCTGGCGTCGGCCGACGTACCCAACATCCACATCAAGCTGTCCGGTTTCCAATACGTCTCGGAGACCGCCTGGGAATATCCCTACTCGGACTGCATGTGGATCGTCCGCAAGCTCTACGAGTCCTACGGGGCCGACCGCCTTTGCTGGGCGTCCAACTATCCGCCCGTCGCCCGGGCGAGTACGTACCAGCACTCGCTCGAGGCCGTGCGGACCCACTGTACCTTTATCGCGAAGGCGGACATGGACCTCGTCCTGGGCGGGAACATGGCGCGT
- a CDS encoding DMT family transporter, which yields MTHIDENQPLTTRSILLVLMLCTLWGGLVVSVKVGLQGIPPILLAVLRFGVALVCVFAWTRLAGVSLYVARGDRLIIAVPALVMAAQILFLNIGAERTSGSHAVLFMQTYPFVVAAISHYIIPGDRLTLMKNVGLVLAGAGMVLTIYDEAGGPSTPLGDVLVLFSSISLAIQIMINKVLVRRISPVAVIFWQQVVVLPIFTVLWVSTEWNLPVTIDPAIVAAVLYQGAIVAGFCFLVWIRLLQRHSATQISAFFFTTPLFGVLLSWLILGDQVTTYLTGGLVLLAAGLWVVNRY from the coding sequence GTGACCCACATCGACGAAAACCAGCCGTTGACGACGAGGTCCATCCTCCTCGTGCTGATGCTCTGCACGCTCTGGGGCGGCCTGGTCGTATCGGTCAAGGTGGGCCTGCAGGGCATCCCGCCGATCCTCCTGGCTGTGCTGCGGTTCGGGGTCGCCCTGGTGTGCGTCTTCGCCTGGACACGCCTGGCCGGCGTCTCGCTCTACGTGGCGCGGGGCGACCGCCTGATCATCGCCGTACCCGCCCTCGTCATGGCCGCGCAGATCCTCTTCCTGAACATCGGCGCGGAGCGGACTTCCGGAAGCCACGCGGTACTATTCATGCAGACCTACCCCTTCGTCGTCGCCGCCATCTCCCATTACATCATCCCGGGCGACCGCCTGACGCTGATGAAAAACGTCGGGCTGGTCCTGGCCGGCGCCGGCATGGTGCTGACCATATACGATGAAGCCGGCGGGCCTTCGACCCCGCTGGGCGACGTGCTGGTCCTGTTCAGTTCCATCAGCCTGGCCATACAGATCATGATCAACAAGGTCCTGGTCAGGCGCATCTCCCCCGTGGCGGTGATCTTCTGGCAGCAGGTGGTCGTGCTGCCCATCTTCACCGTCCTCTGGGTTTCTACCGAATGGAATCTGCCCGTCACGATCGACCCGGCCATCGTGGCTGCGGTCCTGTACCAGGGCGCCATCGTGGCCGGATTCTGCTTCCTCGTCTGGATCCGGCTGCTGCAGCGGCACAGCGCCACCCAGATCAGCGCTTTCTTCTTCACGACGCCCCTGTTCGGCGTCCTCCTGAGCTGGCTCATCCTCGGCGACCAGGTGACCACTTACCTCACGGGCGGCCTGGTGCTGCTGGCGGCCGGACTCTGGGTGGTCAACCGGTATTGA